In a genomic window of Tachysurus vachellii isolate PV-2020 chromosome 13, HZAU_Pvac_v1, whole genome shotgun sequence:
- the LOC132855524 gene encoding transmembrane O-methyltransferase homolog isoform X1 — protein METLLLLSLPLLSVIITLCHSPLRALYRCLCEKVLKVLCGNVCVRRTHAYIFSECTHGQAESVLATFDLYSKKHASASIGPEKGVFLDEVVRRKAPLRVLELGMHCGYTSVRILRMLPTFGKLFTVEMDPLTAEKGEEIILVAGFKNSQFQVLPCSSAEAISSLASHLGEERLDLVVMDHDPEQYLPDFLALQRENLLSKHSVLILNRVVKAGAQAVMEYLSTKPHNYSVCQQVKDMLEIHCHMEREDS, from the exons ATGGAGACACTGCTCCTGCTGTCCCTGCCTCTGCTTTCTGTGATCATTACACTTTGCCACTCACCACTGCGAGCTCTTTATCGATGTCTGTGTGAGAAAGTGCTGAAGGTCCTCTGTGGAAATGTTTGTGTCAGACGCACACATGCCTACATCTTCTCTGAGTGTACCCATGGCCAAGCTGAAAGTGTGCTGGCCACGTTCGACCTTTACAGTAAAAAACATGCTTCAGCCAGCATCGGGCCAGAAAAAG GTGTGTTTCTGGATGAAGTGGTACGACGCAAAGCTCCTCTCAGGGTGCTGGAGTTGGGAATGCACTGTGGCTACACTTCTGTCCGAATACTGCGTATGCTTCCCACCTTTGGAAAATTGTTCACAGTGGAGATGGACCCACTTACTGCCGAGAAAGGCGAGGAGATCATACTTGTTGCAGGGTTTAAAAATTCACAG TTCCAGGTTTTACCCTGTTCTTCAGCTGAAGCCATCTCCAGCTTAGCCTCTCACCTAGGTGAGGAACGTTTGGACCTAGTGGTGATGGACCATGACCCTGAGCAATATCTTCCAGACTTTCTGGCCCTTCAAAGAGAGAATCTGCTCTCTAAACACAG TGTCCTCATATTAAACAGAGTTGTGAAAGCTGGAGCTCAAGCTGTGATGGAGTACCTCAGTACCAAGCCACACAACTACAGTGTGTGCCAGCAGGTTAAAGACATGCTGGAGATCCACTGTCATATGGAGAGAGAAGACAGTTAA
- the LOC132855524 gene encoding transmembrane O-methyltransferase homolog isoform X2: METLLLLSLPLLSVIITLCHSPLRALYRCLCEKVLKVLCGNVCVRRTHAYIFSECTHGQAESVLATFDLYSKKHASASIGPEKGVFLDEVVRRKAPLRVLELGMHCGYTSVRILRMLPTFGKLFTVEMDPLTAEKGEEIILVAGFKNSQFQVLPCSSAEAISSLASHLGEERLDLVVMDHDPEQYLPDFLALQRENLLSKHRVVKAGAQAVMEYLSTKPHNYSVCQQVKDMLEIHCHMEREDS, from the exons ATGGAGACACTGCTCCTGCTGTCCCTGCCTCTGCTTTCTGTGATCATTACACTTTGCCACTCACCACTGCGAGCTCTTTATCGATGTCTGTGTGAGAAAGTGCTGAAGGTCCTCTGTGGAAATGTTTGTGTCAGACGCACACATGCCTACATCTTCTCTGAGTGTACCCATGGCCAAGCTGAAAGTGTGCTGGCCACGTTCGACCTTTACAGTAAAAAACATGCTTCAGCCAGCATCGGGCCAGAAAAAG GTGTGTTTCTGGATGAAGTGGTACGACGCAAAGCTCCTCTCAGGGTGCTGGAGTTGGGAATGCACTGTGGCTACACTTCTGTCCGAATACTGCGTATGCTTCCCACCTTTGGAAAATTGTTCACAGTGGAGATGGACCCACTTACTGCCGAGAAAGGCGAGGAGATCATACTTGTTGCAGGGTTTAAAAATTCACAG TTCCAGGTTTTACCCTGTTCTTCAGCTGAAGCCATCTCCAGCTTAGCCTCTCACCTAGGTGAGGAACGTTTGGACCTAGTGGTGATGGACCATGACCCTGAGCAATATCTTCCAGACTTTCTGGCCCTTCAAAGAGAGAATCTGCTCTCTAAACACAG AGTTGTGAAAGCTGGAGCTCAAGCTGTGATGGAGTACCTCAGTACCAAGCCACACAACTACAGTGTGTGCCAGCAGGTTAAAGACATGCTGGAGATCCACTGTCATATGGAGAGAGAAGACAGTTAA